The Oscillatoria sp. FACHB-1406 genome segment ATTTCTATGAAATGATACGAGATAACTATACAGCTATTGCTGATGCAGAGTTTGGATTGGCTTGTGTTTACTCTGTTGAAGATCGGGTTGAACAAGCTTTTGATTGCTTGAAATCTGCAATTCAGAAGGGCTTTTGCGATCTCGAATTGCTTGATTCAAAACAAGCATTAGAAAATTTGAGAATGAAAGAAAGCTACACCTTATTTTTTGCTAATGCTTGTAAAACTTGTTCTCCAACAGGCATTGATTACAGTACCTTGGCAGATTATCTTACTGAGAAGCAATGGAAAAAAAGCGATTTTGAAACGTACACCTTAATCTGTAAATCTTTAAAGAAAGGAAGTGAGTCAACTTTTAATAATAACGAAATTGAGCAAATTTCTATTGCCGATCTAAAAAATATTGATTATTTGTGGCGAAAACATAGCGATCGGCTCTATGGGTTTTCAATTCAAAAAGAAATTCAACAAGACTTGGATCCAAACACCTTAATTACGGATAAACTAAGTTGGCCGCAATCTGATAGTCCTGATGAGTTTTTTAAAGACTTTAGTTCAAATGCTCAAAAATCTAGCACTAAGGGGACTCTTCCTTACACAATTCATTGCAAAGGTAGTGGTTGGCTGAATTCGTTTATGTTTTATAAAATTATTGCAAGATTTGAAGAATGAGCTTTTAAGCCAAAACTACTTAAATTTAGTCTTACGGAAACTGGGCGAATACCATTCGCCCCTACCAATTTTATTTTGAAATGCGGTAGAACGTTTCAATGGGCAATTCCGGTAACAAAATACTGCGATCGCACATCCTCAATATTCGCTGATTTTACAAGGGTAGGGGGCTTAATAGCACTGATTGAAAGCTGGTGGGCGCTGCCCACCCTACGAAAGATAAAGGTTTTGGCTACCTCAACTCAAAGTTATCCATTGTCCATTATCCATTGTCAATTATCTAAGCCCGAATCTCTTGCGCCAACCGCTGTCGATATAACTCCCAAGTATAAACCTCGGCTTTGCGTCGCGCCGCGCGCCCCATTTCCGCGAGTTCTTGCGGATGGGTATAACACCATTCCAACTTTTCTTGCAAGGCGGTAACATCGCGAATTGGAACGATAAATCCTTCGACTCCATCTTCGATTAAATCCGCGCCCCCCGAATGGGTGGTGGTAATAATCGGAATTCCGCACGCCATCGCTTCGAGGAGGACAAGCGCCAATCCTTCGACGAGGGAGGGAAAGACAAAAACGCTGGCACGGCTGTAGTATTCGTTGAGGGAGGCGTGGGGAACGGAGGGGACGTACTGCACCCAATCTTGCCATTGCGCCCACCATTGGGTCGGAAATTCATTCAAACCGACGCAGAGTAATTCGGATGCGGGGAAGTTCAGTTTTTGCCAAGCTTGCAAGAGGTAGTGTACGCCTTTGCGAGGCCCGACTCTGCCGACGAAGAGGGCGCGGAAAATGGAATCGGGTTTGGGTTGCGGGGAAAAGTAATCGTGGGGACAACCGTAGGGGATGACGCGAATTTTTTCGGCGGGGATGCCTGCATTGAGAACGGATTGTTTGACAATGGAGGAGGGAACGAAGATGCGATCGCTGAGTTGAATTTCTCGTTCTTTGCGTTCCAGTTTCCAAGCGGGTTCGCGGGTGGATTGCAAGGCGGCGGCGAGTTCGGGAAAGGTTTCGCGTTCTTCGCTTTGCAGTTGGCAACTTTGGCGGTAAAACGCGATCGGCAAGTCGTAAAAACAGGCGATTCCTCGTGCTTTTGCGGCGGCAAAGGTGTTTGCAGCACCGTCTTCGTAGGCATAGACTCCCGTCAGTCCATCTAAATGATGGCGGGAAACGCGATCGTCTAAACCCACATAAACCCAATCTACGAGCGATTGTGGGTTCAATTGCAATTTTTGCACGATCCGCGATCGCATCAAGGCAACGCGCGCGATTTCTCGCAAAGGGTAAGTTCGCAAATTCACCCCCTCGGGCGCAACCCAAGTCCGCCGCGACAACTCCCGCGTTAGAGGTTGGGGAAGGACTTGCAAAGCTTTTGCAAAGTTGCTTTGAGGATCGTAGGTAAGGGTAGTAATAATCTCTTGGAGAAAGCCGAGTTCCCAAAGCGCGATCGCGGCATTGCGAACGTTAGGATTGCCCGTCGGATGACTCAGCGAGATGCGCGGATGATTCATAAAACTGTAAGTATTGCTGTTGTTCGCGCCACGTTTCTACATAATCCAGCCACGGCAGTAAAAAGATAAAACTGTTCGTAAACCAATAATAAATCGAAAAGATATGGTGAAAGACCATCTGCCCCGTAAATAAGACGATATGGAGCATACAAGCTGATAGGGCTAAGTCTCGAAAAAAGGGTTTTCTCAGCTTTAAATAAACCAATCCCAGCGCGCAAATTAAACTCACCCTCAAACCGTACCAAATCCCGAAACCAATCGGCCCCATTTCAATCGCAACTCTCGGCATTTCAATTTCCAAGTTGTTCGGGACTGTAGCACCTGGAGGTAAGTTTAAAAGATTTCGCATAGGAGCCGTTCCTGGATGCGTTGCGCCCGTCCCGTAACCATCTAGATTAGTCGCAAAACTCGTAGAAAAAGGATCGATCGCGGCGCTCTGAATTCGCTCTACTAAGTCATTTGCTGAAGTCGCGCGAATCCAAAATGCTTCTAGAACAGGTTGAAACGCGATCGCAGCCACAGCAGCAGCAATTAGAATAAAAGGAAGCAAGCGACTCAACCAAAGAAGCGTTGTTTCAGGCTGGCGCAGGGCGCGAATTCCCCAAAATCCGATCGCGATTAAAATAGCAGCGAGAACGGGCGTTCGCGAACCCGTCATCAAGCTATTTAATAGCACTAAAAACATTTCAATCAGCGTTAATAATTTCCAGAGTGGCTCCTGTTTTCGTAACACTAAAGGTAACAACAGAGCAAAACAAGCCGAAAGATAGCCTTGGTAGCTATTAATATAAGAAAAAGTGCCGGTAATGCGAACGCTATTGGTTCCGGCAAAACCAAAGGTGGCAACACTAACGGCAATTCCAGGCGCGTATTGATTGATCGGGCTACTGGAGGGGCTAAAAAATTGAACGATGCCTAGCAATCCGACGGGGATAATTAATAAAAGGTGCGTTCTCAAAAATAGATATAACTCTTCCTCCGATTCAAATAAGCTTGGAGTCATCCAAATCATTGGAATATAATAAAGGTAGGCTCGCAGACCAATTAATCCCACTAAGGGAGAACCTAAGTTAGGATTTAAGGATTGAAAAATACACCATCCCGCTGCGGCAAAGATAGCAATATTGATCGGTCTATTTTGAATCGGAAAAAAACGATCCTTTCCCAGAAAAATAAAGTAACGCAGGTAAGCGCCCAACAATACTAAATCTTTTAAAAAATAAATCGCCTCGCTCGCTTGAGGTAAGATCCACTTCCGCAGAGCGCCTTCAATCACTAAAACAAAAAATATCGCTTTGAGCGATCTTCGCCAATCCTGAAAAGACCAGTAAAAAATAATGACTATAGCCGTTAAGGCGATCAGCGTTTTCACGGTAAGTTTGCCTCGATTGCCGCTAAATAGTCTTCAACAATTCTGTTAGTTTGATGGCGCTGGAGGTGAGTTTTTATCGAACTTGTCGCGTTAGAGTCGGGTTCGCCCTTCGATAAAAGCTCCCCTAAAATTTCCGTCAGCGCCGCCACATCTCCATTCGGAAAAACCTTTCCACCCACACCGATAGCCTCCTTTAATCCTCCAGCTTCCGAACCTACCACGTAACAACCACAAGCCATCCCTTCTAATGCAACGATACCAAAGGGTTCTTCCCAACGAGAAGGGACGACTAAGATACGATGGGCATTCAACAACTGCGCCAAAGCTTCCCCCTTTTGAGAACCCACAAACTGGACTTGTTCTGTCAATCCTAATTGTTGCACTTGCTGTTGTAAATTAGTGGCTTCTGGCCCGCTACCTGCAATGGTTAATTGCGGTGTTAAGCCTTGGTGTTGAAGGCGAGTTAGGGCTTCAAGAAGCAAATCAGTACCTTTATCCGATACTAAGCGTCCCACAAAAATCAGTTCGCGCGCCGCTTCGCGAATATCTTCGCGATCGCGCCGAATCTCCACTCTCCGATAAAAGATATCTTCAGCATAGGGATTGGGAATCACCGTGGCCGTTACGGGAAGCTGGTTCGCCACAGCCTGACTCGGAGCAATATTAATCGCAACGCGCGCGACTTGCAACTTTAAGCAATCCTGCCAGCCCGTTCCTCCGTCCAAGCGTCGATACCAGGTTTGATGGGTAATTACGAGCGGTTTTGGAGCAATAATCAGCGGCCACAATCCTTTTAAACTCACGCAAGCTTGAAAAAATACATCGCACCAACGGGTTAATTGTAAGAGCGCTTGTGCTGAGGGACAGCGAACAACTTCAAAAGGAAAAGTTTTACGATCTGTTGCTGGTGTTTGACAAACGACTTTCACGTTCCAACCGCGCCGAAAAAAACCTTCGGCTAGAATTGAAATTACTGTTTCTATTCCACCAATACTTGGATAAAATACTGGCGAATATATCAAAATTTTTCGCGAAGTAACGCTCATGAATTCGGATTTATTTGCTTAAAATACTGTCATTATTAATTACGAAATCCCAATTACGAATTACAAACTCCCAATTACGAATTACGAATTACGAATTACCAATTACGAATTATTATCATCCCGGTAAAAGTTGATGAATTTGTTCGAGGAGATCGACGCAGGAATAAGAATGTCCTTCGACAATAAAAGTGGCAACTTCTTGAAGTAAGGCGTTTAATTCAACTTCGGTATGAATTTGCTCGGACGTGCGGCGGTCGAGTACAAAGATAGGGGGTTTAACAGGCAAGTGTGCCAATTGCCGAAGTTCTTTAAGAAATAATTTTGAGGTTGAGGGAACGACTCCTGAAGGTGAGGTTTCTTGCTGTCCTAAATATAAGAGCAGCAGATCGATCCCTTGATGCTGAATCTGACTGTAAATTTCCGGCCAAGCGCAGGTCTGAAAACATTTGAGTCCGGCTTTTTCGAGATATTGCATGAAGGCTTGAAGAAACTCGATTTCCCCTGCGTCGCACAGGCGTTCGTAAGCGGCAAAACGCTTGTCTAGATCGCGCAGGGAGCCGCTCGGGTGGGTGCGAATCCGCTTGAGATCGAAACGAGGAATGCGTCCCTGACGTAGAGCGCAATCGTCAAGCTCGTCGAGCGAGGAACTCCACTGTCCGCACTGGTCGCCTTTGTCGCATTGCCAATTACTAACGATCGAAATTTGGGGCTGTTGGGTGAGTCCCATCGCAATCTGAATGACTTGTAACAGGGCGGTAATCCCTTGGGGATCGGCG includes the following:
- a CDS encoding glycosyltransferase family 4 protein, which translates into the protein MSVTSRKILIYSPVFYPSIGGIETVISILAEGFFRRGWNVKVVCQTPATDRKTFPFEVVRCPSAQALLQLTRWCDVFFQACVSLKGLWPLIIAPKPLVITHQTWYRRLDGGTGWQDCLKLQVARVAINIAPSQAVANQLPVTATVIPNPYAEDIFYRRVEIRRDREDIREAARELIFVGRLVSDKGTDLLLEALTRLQHQGLTPQLTIAGSGPEATNLQQQVQQLGLTEQVQFVGSQKGEALAQLLNAHRILVVPSRWEEPFGIVALEGMACGCYVVGSEAGGLKEAIGVGGKVFPNGDVAALTEILGELLSKGEPDSNATSSIKTHLQRHQTNRIVEDYLAAIEANLP
- a CDS encoding glycosyltransferase family 4 protein yields the protein MNHPRISLSHPTGNPNVRNAAIALWELGFLQEIITTLTYDPQSNFAKALQVLPQPLTRELSRRTWVAPEGVNLRTYPLREIARVALMRSRIVQKLQLNPQSLVDWVYVGLDDRVSRHHLDGLTGVYAYEDGAANTFAAAKARGIACFYDLPIAFYRQSCQLQSEERETFPELAAALQSTREPAWKLERKEREIQLSDRIFVPSSIVKQSVLNAGIPAEKIRVIPYGCPHDYFSPQPKPDSIFRALFVGRVGPRKGVHYLLQAWQKLNFPASELLCVGLNEFPTQWWAQWQDWVQYVPSVPHASLNEYYSRASVFVFPSLVEGLALVLLEAMACGIPIITTTHSGGADLIEDGVEGFIVPIRDVTALQEKLEWCYTHPQELAEMGRAARRKAEVYTWELYRQRLAQEIRA